From Asterias rubens chromosome 6, eAstRub1.3, whole genome shotgun sequence, one genomic window encodes:
- the LOC117291749 gene encoding golgin subfamily A member 4-like isoform X6, translated as MWGRLSNMAQNVQEKLDTVVDNVNKSVNVADESIDGASGDASFVSAADASFAESSDAQDQLTEQNKLLNQLKDMIRQKDKQLLESNAKLSKFKLQAKAKITSLTSQITELKKGGAGAEGQEDASISKTEGGDDAASRGKLIVLKKKLEDREKALSENSALLEKLEHSVNEKQLIIDTREKQLAEKGQLIVEKEDSERKMLAQIQVMEKVLEKRDAVIEAMRSGGVGVVTGGEDETDNSQKVEELQVLQAECKQKDQAISDFNRVLDKMREKMEGPDERISQLTAEIEQRDATLAAEKERSETEKQELIRCWREVLEVARQRRDQLESLQTEHRRELSQLVGKSSDAGTKALERRCQEAEEILSGKVRVLEMLQTEIGEKEKHLLEQGTSIKLLTEKLKTSQDQMQALQEELVVKDETLKNERAHLEGQILEIREKHETELAEKTNAVTALQTGLQQYETAYNQAAAQYSQVTDNHNKIQSELEQTRSELDQSKTELEQTKTELAQTRSSQLEQERSQLQEKEAEIERLQQQVKEKEEEITAKVSEVQELNKKAEAKFMKVKAQAKAKIKSLEEDLEELKKADSMAEELSELKLKIAELEEEKGNLQLKQMDFDENKAQIDSLKETVHNLEEKIKNVAEEKDELRKMIETQSEERLEMETKMTLLQSQLDQNQLELDQQQEARIQALTEEVSRLKETSQEAEESRDAEMKTRVSVETKLVALSEFKKSADKLMAGQEETIASLNDAKLSLEESLSNIEAQRDELKEEKVTMELKMVQIEEEKDGFENQAASLKDAVDHLKETMEREHLPLAEMEREREAFQERLQQLETVRDDLERKLEAEKVSREQLEAEVEMLNASKTQMEAECRASQQQLQETQDQLEAKSLDNERVAQALQDEINVGSELKSELEILQRETETLTNEKDTLAHQLIDLQNQLQSSSDEKEQLQNQLQDVEANLEETVIKLRQKADEVQTFCDRFASKETDVAEAQVRLEEEKERSAKLLEEKTTLEGQLDSKTMDAEGLERELENLRSVFAAEKGELDAAINAKDGDLSEIALTCQEKDKEIARLSQTIDENIQDLSEMRHQISERDFNLGTLENSVSQAQREIEILREGQSTEGKKAESRMSSLLEQIAELESEITGNQRTISEQENRFQSLSSQFEQKSSEMESAVRELTECNKKFCRQLEEKEGQVSSLQEQLMASLKLVQDKETYYQDLIRTAKEGFSSMQSSLTTEISKLMESLKISEQNLNKVMMDNQQKSVANEELLQDLDSASQQMEEIKAVLNDKEKVIEELNNQKQQLEKSLEERENTLTEQSASLNDNLSSLDQQRDELQSRLQENQLTISGFEEQLEKLKQESEEAHLQISSLQDQLQIALEESQSKNSQLDSLVEEVEHLKKVAVDCKEEFQIKESDLNRQIEDYTQESVASNQEIERLQEELKLSSVKAESLQDRLQTEVVAVKENLQKSSMETVEKEKVLEELQEELARSNRAFEEQKMSMDELLAKSNQKEQRLSDELAVKTEMVEDLTQKIIGNEEKYSEVIQDLEKKVETFTENLEEYSQEVESKNSLIETLKTEIRDRDVHLGDEVMHLKEQAQVETAKLREELEERERGWTQLREDAVQKEANMAKEIAYWTDMYEKTTQGMDFLRKETDDQEIGFKNEIVSLQTSMSEFTNKASTLEASLNEKETSLSDLKQEFEQKKGDYEARISSLREKCKKVIHERNEMRGLLKSRKEEVETLQEKLDNQHKELSAQAEDKSQQSSGQIQKMERELEQQATLVDTFKKQLLERDEEFNAEVGSLNSSLSELNKRVPDLEAALEAKESQLKDLQDQLQEREEKLNYLNESFSEQESKVLSLQEQLVQEQEKVVVESMQTTECAAVPGKDAELESENAKLKTEVETAKQRYGKLLIKAKEIKSKSDVALKEKERLELEVASLTNMVEQKDQQLLNLTRDVEKEQTELMSLKRVLEERELIVKEKNEQLETSVDENKLLQSELLSLKDLLEKLNHELENLSAVSAEKERLESEVSSLSSLVQDRDQELTLASQSLEDLKETQGALGNEQIKNFAQMQNLHRNVEDLERKVRECEMLLKQAEADKEDALDEKSLLATNVESLRATLSVERTQMDKQGQLINQMKDQLQASQEEYSKAQDEELQKIRQELEGEKSSNTNLQEELTETKRSHKEEVEKLSAFIDELKSQVEDSQQHLDEFAGNMERLNQVKGELKQSLTESRASEERLLSEVDRVNSELQSIMQEREALKQNLDTTANEESILASKLETVDQQMMQTSEEKEQLQKLLDNKVSSENELVITVDQLHKELALMAADKLEMQKEIEENRRRVNEMTQALEEKDAQLIKFAEEKEELLAGNSDREGMIESDLEVLNKELADTKDENKLLQGRIEEHQAKEDESAVRLEELSKELTQATQELQKVSSRKEGIQRQNEKLKERLTKINEARKTLGREVEELKQEREEKEGLVKLKTEAESQILSMEKEFEHLRLSSDQSASESLSLKEELEATRDQCHQLITDNESLKRKVSDLEMIRKQATSVEAERDSALNDNSRLSRFLHEQKEDIKQMHSKLQQLGSELRNSKDQCNILQDDFDKKVATLQKENSDLTSNVENLETRHKQASEDYQRLVRSSEEELNMKNADLENARKKLENEMLDQTALRSEKEEVEVLLDKLDLRNSQMAEELAVAKNQAKTAWDENQALKELEIRLAEVNSQHENTMEENGKLKSLNENLLQENEEYTKELEEYSDQMNEARAAGVQLKSVTAELENLRQHLGEREHVIMELQVATTEHQEELNQQKASCITLEQEKEDLAEEVERFQGELESFKTERDRLRGECHHMTEAMQRYQEESEQLGGHLGAAQQQIQQLSAENEGLRLKAQQEGTVDQQLRQWQEAYEGVRVELGSVEAERLQALQSLHQREMRCEDMSMQLSALVEERNNLSIQLHNSARSAKHLSKQLRLAEVERGKLTQQLEDKERTYVSQIMEEPIIKAESASLQQSAPIGGVADQSELIDMSRSRLDDSEQSREAMANEFAKLEAALQFEHEQRLRTEDALIRAQDQVRHLESRPPQTTQSKAPSQETQVQMEDDKEDTPLLLPYQAGHVLIRQARSFTTHVSNWFQGNSKNSNRLLRSRPSLRAGLMVYAVLVHVFLAYLLMYC; from the exons CGCCACCTTGGCAGCAGAGAAGGAACGCTCAGAGACAGAGAAACAAGAACTTATCCGATGCTGGAGAGAGGTCCTAGAGGTTGCGAGGCAACGCCGGGACCAGCTGGAGTCCCTGCAGACGGAACACAGACGAGAGCTCTCACAGCTGGTGGGGAAGTCGAGTGATGCTGGGACTAAAGCTCTTGAAAGGAGATGCCAAGAGGCTGAAGAGATTCTTTCGGGAAAGGTGAGAGTCTTGGAGATGTTGCAGACAGAAATTGGAGAGAAAGAGAAACACCTCTTGGAGCAGGGGACGTCTATCAAGTTGCTGACGGAGAAGCTAAAGACCAGTCAAGATCAGATGCAAGCTCTCCAGGAGGAGTTGGTTGTCAAGGACGAGACTTTGAAGAACGAGAGAGCTCACTTGGAGGGTCAGATCCTGGAGATTAGAGAAAAACATGAAACTGAGTTAGCCGAGAAGACAAACGCTGTAACCGCATTGCAGACAGGGCTTCAACAGTATGAGACGGCTTACAATCAGGCTGCTGCACAGTACAGTCAGGTCACAGACAACCACAACAAGATCCAGTCGGAACTGGAACAGACCAGATCTGAGCTTGATCAGAGCAAGACTGAGTTAGAACAAACCAAGACTGAACTGGCTCAAACCAGATCAAGTCAGCTGGAACAAGAGCGGTCACAACTACAGGAAAAAGAGGCAGAAATTGAAAGACTGCAGCAACAGGTCAAGGAGAAGGAAGAAGAGATCACTGCAAAGGTGTCAGAAGTTCAGGAGTTAAACAAGAAGGCCGAGGCCAAGTTTATGAAAGTGAAAGCCCAGGCGAAGGCCAAGATCAAGTCGCTTGAAGAAGACCTGGAAGAGCTAAAGAAG GCGGACTCGATGGCTGAGGAGCTGAGTGAGTTGAAGCTAAAGATAGCTGAGCTGGAAGAGGAGAAAGGAAACTTACAACTCAAACAGATGGACTTTGATGAGAACAAAGCACAAATTG ACTCCTTGAAGGAGACTGTTCATAACCTTGAAGAGAAAATCAAGAATGTTGCAGAGGAGAAGGATGAGCTACGCAAGATGATCGAGACCCAGTCCGAGGAGCGGCTTGAGATGGAGACTAAGATGACCCTGCTGCAGTCACAGTTAGACCAG AACCAACTAGAGTTGGACCAGCAGCAGGAGGCGAGGATCCAGGCTCTCACAGAGGAGGTCTCTCGTCTCAAGGAGACATCCCAGGAGGCGGAGGAGTCTCGAGATGCTGAGATGAAGACTAGGGTCAGTGTCGAGACTAAGCTTGTTGCCCTCAGCGAGTTTAAAAAAAGTGCCGATAAATTAATG GCCGGACAAGAAGAGACGATAGCGTCGCTGAATGATGCTAAGCTTAGTCTTGAAGAGTCTCTCTCTAACATTGAGGCACAGCGAGATGAGCTCAAGGAGGAGAAGGTCACGATGGAGCTGAAAATGGTGCAGATTGAAGAAGAGAAAGACG GTTTTGAGAACCAGGCAGCATCTCTCAAAGATGCTGTGGATCATCTTAAGGAGACGATGGAGAGGGAGCATCTTCCTCTGGCCGAGATGGAACGAGAGCGGGAAGCATTCCAGGAGAGACTGCAACAACTTGAGACAGTCAGGGACGACCTTGAGAGAAAGCTCGAAGCGGAGAAGGTTTCGAGAGAGCAATTGGAG gCCGAGGTGGAAATGTTGAATGCGTCAAAGACACAGATGGAGGCCGAGTGTCGGGCATCCCAGCAGCAGCTTCAAGAAACCCAGGATCAGCTAGAAGCCAAGTCACTGGACAATGAGAGAGTTGCACAGGCCTTGCAAGATGAG ATTAATGTCGGTTCGGAGCTGAAAAGTGAGTTGGAAATCCTCCAGAGAGAAACAGAAACTCTTACAAATGAGAAGGACACGCTTGCCCACCAGCTCATCGACCTCCAAAATCAACTACAGTCCTCATCGGATGAGAAAGAACAACTTCAAAATCAACTGCAAGACGTGGAAGCCAACTTAGAAGAAACTGTGATTAAACTCCGACAGAAAGCAGATGAAGTCCAGACATTCTGCGACAGATTTGCTTCAAAGGAGACGGATGTCGCAGAAGCTCAAGTAAGATTAGAGGAGGAAAAGGAAAGGTCGGCCAAACTCCTTGAAGAGAAAACAACTTTGGAAGGACAATTGGATTCCAAAACGATGGATGCCGAAGGACTTGAGAGGGAACTGGAAAACCTTCGGTCAGTGTTTGCCGCAGAAAAGGGAGAACTGGACGCCGCCATCAACGCAAAAGATGGTGACTTATCAGAGATAGCACTTACTTGCCAAGAAAAGGATAAAGAGATTGCAAGACTCTCTCAGACAATTGATGAAAACATCCAGGATCTGTCCGAAATGCGACATCAGATTTCTGAAAGGGATTTCAATTTAGGAACGTTGGAGAATTCTGTAAGTCAGGCTCAGCGTGAGATAGAGATCCTCAGGGAAGGGCAATCGACAGAGGGGAAGAAGGCGGAGTCCAGGATGTCCTCCCTCTTAGAGCAAATCGCTGAGCTAGAGTCAGAGATTACGGGAAACCAGAGAACAATCTCAGAACAGGAGAACAGGTTTCAGAGTTTGAGCTCACAGTTTGAACAGAAGTCTTCCGAGATGGAGAGTGCGGTGAGAGAGCTGACCGAGTGTAATAAGAAGTTCTGTCGCCAGCTTGAAGAGAAAGAAGGACAGGTGTCGTCCTTGCAGGAGCAGTTGATGGCCTCCTTGAAGCTTGTCCAGGATAAGGAAACTTACTATCAGGACCTGATAAGAACAGCAAAAGAGGGATTCAGTTCTATGCAATCTTCTTTGACTACTGAAATATCCAAACTCATGGAATCTCTCAAGATTTCAGAACAAAACTTAAATAAGGTAATGATGGACAATCAACAGAAGTCAGTCGCCAATGAAGAACTACTGCAGGATTTAGACTCTGCCAGTCAGCAGATGGAAGAAATTAAAGCAGTTTTGAATGATAAAGAGAAGGTCATTGAGGAATTGAACAATCAGAAGCAACAATTAGAGAAGAGTCTtgaagaaagagaaaacaccttAACGGAACAGTCTGCATCCTTGAATGATAACTTATCATCTTTGGACCAACAAAGAGATGAACTTCAGAGTCGCCTTCAAGAAAACCAACTCACAATTTCAGGTTTTGAAGAACAACTTGAAAAACTGAAACAAGAGTCAGAGGAAGCCCACCTACAAATAAGTAGCCTTCAAGATCAACTTCAGATTGCTCTGGAAGAAAGCCAGTCTAAGAATTCACAACTAGATTCACTCGTGGAGGAGGTTGAACACTTGAAAAAAGTTGCAGTGGATTGTAAAGAAGAGTTTCAGATAAAAGAGTCTGACTTGAATAGACAAATTGAAGATTACACTCAGGAATCTGTTGCATCAAACCAAGAGATAGAAAGGTTACAAGAGGAGCTGAAGCTGTCGAGTGTCAAGGCCGAGTCTCTGCAGGACAGACTTCAAACCGAAGTTGTTGCTGTGAAGGAAAACCTACAGAAATCTTCAATGGAAACCGTTGAGAAGGAAAAGGTCTTAGAGGAACTTCAAGAAGAACTAGCGAGAAGTAACAGGGCATTTGAAGAACAGAAAATGTCTATGGATGAGCTGTTGGCAAAGTCGAATCAGAAGGAGCAACGACTTAGTGATGAACTTGCTGTCAAAACTGAGATGGTGGAAGACTTAACCCAGAAGATCATCGGCAATGAAGAAAAGTATTCAGAGGTTATTCAAGACCTTGAAAAGAAGGTCGAGACATTCACTGAGAATTTGGAAGAGTACTCCCAGGAGGTAGAGAGCAAAAACAGCCTTATTGAAACCTTGAAGACTGAGATACGCGACAGAGACGTACATCTAGGAGATGAGGTGATGCATCTCAAGGAGCAAGCTCAAGTTGAAACGGCAAAGCTGAGGGAGGAGCTGGAAGAAAGAGAGCGTGGGTGGACACAGTTGAGAGAAGATGCAGTGCAGAAAGAGGCAAATATGGCCAAAGAAATAGCGTACTGGACTGATATGTATGAAAAGACCACACAAGGTATGGATTTTCTCAGGAAGGAGACGGATGATCAAGAGATTGGTTTTAAGAACGAGATCGTGTCATTACAGACATCTATGTCAGAATTTACCAACAAGGCCTCCACTCTTGAGGCATCTCTGAATGAGAAAGAAACCAGTCTTAGTGACCTCAAGCAAGAGTTTGAGCAGAAGAAGGGCGACTACGAGGCAAGGATTTCATCCTTACgagaaaaatgcaaaaaggTGATCCATGAGCGGAATGAAATGAGAGGTCTTCTTAAAAGTCGGAAGGAGGAAGTGGAGACCCTGCAAGAGAAGCTAGACAATCAACACAAAGAACTGTCAGCTCAGGCTGAAGATAAGTCTCAACAAAGTTCTGGTCAGATCCAGAAAATGGAAAGAGAGCTGGAGCAACAGGCGACACTCGTTGACACATTTAAGAAACAGCTACTTGAAAGGGATGAAGAATTCAATGCTGAAGTCGGCTCTCTGAACAGCAGCTTATCGGAACTTAACAAAAGAGTACCTGATTTGGAGGCAGCTCTTGAAGCCAAAGAGTCTCAGTTGAAAGACCTCCAAGATCAGCTCCAGGAAAGAGAAGAGAAGCTAAATTATTTGAACGAGAGCTTCTCAGAGCAAGAGTCCAAGGTATTATCATTACAAGAGCAACTCGTTCAAGAGCAAGAGAAGGTTGTGGTAGAAAGCATGCAGACGACAGAGTGCGCAGCTGTACCTGGCAAAGACGCTGAGCTGGAAAGTGAGaatgcaaaattaaaaacagaggTGGAAACTGCAAAACAGCGATACGGAAAGCTTCTCATAAAGGCGAAGGAGATCAAATCTAAATCAGATGTAGCTCTAAAAGAAAAAGAGAGATTGGAATTAGAAGTTGCGTCACTCACAAACATGGTGGAACAgaaggatcaacaactactcaaTCTCACCCGAGATGTTGAGAAGGAACAAACTGAGCTGATGTCATTGAAAAGAGTTTTGGAGGAAAGGGAATTAATAGTGAAGGAGAAAAATGAGCAACTGGAAACATCGGTCGATGAGAACAAACTTCTTCAATCGGAACTGCTATCCTTGAAAGATTTACTTGAGAAATTAAATCATGAGCTTGAAAATCTCAGTGCTGTTTCTGCCGAGAAGGAACGACTTGAGTCAGAAGTGTCATCCCTGAGTAGTTTAGTGCAAGACAGAGATCAAGAGCTGACACTTGCAAGTCAGTCACTTGAAGACTTGAAGGAAACTCAGGGTGCCCTCggaaatgaacaaataaaaaacttcGCCCAAATGCAAAATCTTCATAGAAATGTAGAAGATCTGGAAAGGAAAGTGAGAGAATGCGAGATGTTACTGAAACAGGCAGAAGCTGACAAGGAAGATGCCTTGGATGAGAAGTCACTTCTCGCGACCAATGTTGAAAGTTTGAGAGCAACACTCAGTGTAGAGCGGACTCAGATGGATAAACAAGGTCAACTTATAAATCAGATGAAAGACCAGCTTCAAGCTTCCCAAGAAGAGTATTCAAAGGCACAAGACGAAGAGTTGCAGAAGATCAGACAAGAACTAGAAGGAGAAAAATCATCGAACACAAATTTGCAAGAAGAGCTTACTGAAACAAAAAGATCACACAAAGAAGAAGTAGAGAAACTGTCAGCATTCATAGACGAGTTGAAGTCACAGGTAGAGGATTCACAACAACATCTGGATGAATTTGCAGGGAACATGGAGAGGCTTAATCAGGTGAAGGGCGAGTTGAAGCAGTCATTGACAGAAAGTAGAGCATCTGAGGAAAGACTCCTGTCAGAGGTCGATAGGGTAAACAGTGAACTTCAAAGTATAATGCAAGAGAGAGAAGCCTTGAAACAGAATCTGGACACAACCGCAAATGAGGAATCGATTCTGGCTTCCAAACTAGAGACGGTAGATCAGCAGATGATGCAGACTTCGGAGGAGAAAGAACAGCTACAAAAACTGTTGGACAATAAAGTGTCAAGCGAGAACGAGCTGGTTATCACTGTGGATCAACTCCATAAAGAGTTAGCACTGATGGCTGCAGATAAATTGGAAATGCAGAAGGAGATTGAGGAAAACAGAAGGCGAGTAAATGAGATGACTCAGGCGCTGGAAGAGAAGGATGCTCAGTTGATTAAGTTTGCAGAGGAGAAGGAAGAGTTGCTAGCTGGAAATAGTGACAGGGAAGGTATGATCGAGTCGGACCTTGAAGTATTAAACAAGGAGTTGGCAGACACCAAGGACGAAAACAAACTCCTACAAGGTCGCATTGAAGAGCACCAAGCCAAGGAGGATGAATCAGCTGTAAGACTTGAGGAGTTGTCGAAAGAGTTGACCCAGGCGACACAAGAGCTGCAAAAGGTCAGCAGTCGTAAAGAGGGCATCCAGAGACAAAACGAGAAATTAAAAGAAAGGCTGACCAAGATTAATGAGGCAAGAAAGACGCTTGGTAGAGAAGTGGAAGAACTCAAGCAGGAGAGGGAAGAGAAAGAAGGACTGGTGAAACTGAAAACTGAAGCGGAATCCCAGATCCTGTCGATGGAGAAAGAGTTTGAGCATCTGCGACTGTCAAGTGACCAGAGTGCCTCGGAATCATTAAGTCTGAAAGAAGAACTGGAGGCTACTCGAGACCAGTGTCACCAACTTATTACAGACAATGAATCACTCAAAAGGAAAGTTTCAGATTTGGAGATGATTAGAAAGCAAGCTACTTCTGTCGAGGCAGAAAGAGATTCTGCTCTTAATGACAATTCAAGACTATCCAGATTTCTGCATGAGCAGAAGGAGGATATAAAACAAATGCATTCCAAGCTACAACAGCTTGGCTCTGAGCTGAGGAATTCCAAAGATCAGTGCAACATCCTTCAAGATGACTTTGATAAGAAAGTAGCTACGCTTCAGAAAGAAAACTCTGATCTCACTTCCAATGTTGAAAATCTGGAAACTCGGCATAAGCAAGCAAGTGAAGATTACCAACGTTTGGTCCGTAGTTCTGAAGAAGAGCTTAATATGAAGAATGCTGACCttgaaaatgcaagaaaaaaacttgagaATGAGATGCTGGACCAGACTGCTCTCAGGTCTGAAAAGGAAGAGGTTGAAGTGCTCTTGGACAAACTTGACCTAAGGAACTCCCAGATGGCAGAGGAACTTGCCGTCGCCAAGAATCAGGCCAAGACAGCCTGGGATGAGAATCAGGCCTTGAAAGAGTTAGAAATCAGGCTAGCCGAAGTTAACTCCCAGCATGAAAACACAATGGAAGAAAATGGCAAGCTCAAATCTCTGAATGAGAATCTCTTGCAGGAAAATGAGGAGTATACAAAGGAACTTGAAGAGTACAGCGACCAGATGAACGAAGCCAGAGCAGCCGGAGTCCAGTTGAAGTCCGTAACTGCAGAGCTTGAAAACCTGCGACAACATCTTGGCGAGCGTGAGCATGTGATCATGGAGCTCCAAGTTGCAACCACCGAACACCAGGAAGAGCTCAACCAACAGAAGGCATCTTGCATAACTCTTGAACAAGAGAAAGAGGACCTGGCGGAGGAGGTGGAGAGATTCCAAGGTGAGCTGGAATCCTTCAAGACTGAACGTGACCGTCTGAGAGGAGAATGCCATCATATGACTGAAGCCATGCAGAGATACCAGGAAGAGAGTGAGCAGCTGGGAGGACATTTAGGAGCGGCACAGCAGCAGATTCAACAGCTGAGCGCAGAGAATGAAGGCTTGAGGCTGAAGGCTCAGCAAGAAGGAACAGTTGACCAGCAGCTGAGGCAATGGCAGGAAGCTTATGAAGGTGTGAGAGTAGAGCTTGGATCGGTTGAGGCAGAGAGGCTTCAAGCTCTGCAGAGTCTTCACCAGAGGGAAATGAG ATGTGAAGATATGTCGATGCAGCTCTCGGCTTTGGTGGAAGAGAGGAACAACTTGAGCATCCAGTTACACAACTCAGCGAGATCagcaaaacatctttccaagCAACTCCGACTCGCTGAAGTGGAACGAGGCAAACTTACTCAACAACTTGAAGACAAGGAGCGGACTTATGTCAGTCAAATTATG GAGGAGCCAATCATTAAAGCCGAGTCTGCTAGCCTGCAGCAGAGTGCACCCATTGGTGGCGTGGCTGACCAATCAGAACTGATTGACATGAGTAGAAG CAGATTGGATGATTCTGAACAATCCAGGGAAGCCATGGCCAATGAGTTTGCTAAACTTGAG GCCGCCCTGCAGTTTGAACATGAGCAACGCTTGCGCACAGAGGATGCCCTAATTCGTGCACAAGACCAAGTACGTCATCTGGAGAGTAGGCCCCCGCAGACAACGCAATCTAAAGCGCCCTCACAGGAGACCCAAGTCCAGATGGAAGACGATAAAGAGGATACTCCACTACTCCTGCCGTACCAAGCTGGCCATGTACTTA TTCGCCAAGCCCGGTCCTTCACCACCCACGTCAGCAATTGGTTTCAGGGAAACAG TAAAAACTCCAATCGGTTGTTGAGGTCACGACCCAGTCTACGAGCTGGATTGATGGTGTATGCTGTGCTGGTACATGTGTTCCTTGCGTATCTACTGATGTACTGCTGA